The Humulus lupulus chromosome 3, drHumLupu1.1, whole genome shotgun sequence genome window below encodes:
- the LOC133823789 gene encoding stemmadenine O-acetyltransferase-like: MKVEIISKETIKSSSPTPSHLKTCKLSFLDQFIPPIYCRMVYFYSKNDHHDTSATSDLLKKSLSQTLARFYPLAGTIINNTTIDCNDEGAQYVEARCIGLLSTFLDQSPDLSLLQHSPPAMIQSPEQGIWPQLAIQATFFDCGGMALDVCAAHKFMDAATVGMFMKSWAETSLKSGSDDGHDQTAVVPLFDGASYFPPADPSFFRAPNVKPDEVECVTKRFVFDKTKVVDLKAKVSSQGILSPSRAQVVTALIWKCAIAVSRSNSGGVVPTRFSLSQTMDIRKRTQPPLPDGLVGNVSTFIFAEMSEQEPELKDLVTEIRSGIKEFTENKAERLRGDDPSGVIFEDFIKFGQLIGSENAYKLVVSSMCNFQLYEAAEFGWGKPFWVTVPVVTGHGNFVRLMDTKEGGVEAFVTLSKEDMALFECDSELLDFAYLSNLNSII; this comes from the coding sequence ATGAAGGTTGAGATTATTAGTAAAGAGACCATAAAATCGTCGTCTCCAACTCCATCTCACCTCAAAACCTGTAAACTTtctttcttggatcagttcatacCTCCAATTTATTGCCGAATGGTTTACTTTTACTCCAAAAATGATCACCATGACACTTCTGCTACCTCCGACCTTCTAAAGAAATCTCTATCTCAAACCCTAGCTCGGTTCTACCCACTTGCCGGAACAATCATTAACAACACAACCATTGATTGTAACGACGAAGGAGCTCAGTACGTCGAGGCTCGATGCATAGGACTTCTCTCAACGTTTCTGGACCAATCGCCCGATCTTTCCCTACTCCAACACTCCCCTCCAGCAATGATTCAGTCACCCGAGCAAGGCATTTGGCCTCAACTGGCGATTCAAGCCACTTTCTTCGACTGCGGCGGAATGGCCTTGGATGTGTGCGCGGCGCACAAGTTCATGGACGCAGCCACAGTTGGAATGTTCATGAAAAGTTGGGCTGAAACCTCACTGAAAAGCGGTTCGGATGATGGTCATGATCAAACGGCTGTGGTTCCGTTGTTCGATGGGGCTTCTTACTTTCCACCGGCAGATCCCTCCTTCTTCCGGGCACCTAACGTGAAGCCAGATGAGGTTGAATGCGTCACAAAGAGGTTTGTGTTTGATAAAACAAAGGTGGTTGATCTCAAGGCCAAAGTTTCCAGCCAAGGAATTCTGAGCCCAAGTCGAGCCCAAGTGGTGACTGCCCTCATATGGAAATGCGCAATAGCAGTTTCACGATCCAACTCCGGAGGAGTGGTTCCAACAAGGTTTTCCTTATCACAAACTATGGACATACGCAAAAGGACTCAGCCTCCATTGCCGGATGGTTTGGTTGGGAATGTTTCGACGTTCATTTTCGCCGAGATGAGTGAGCAAGAGCCAGAACTGAAAGATTTGGTGACTGAAATAAGGAGTGGGATTAAAGAGTTTACTGAAAACAAAGCGGAAAGACTCCGAGGAGATGATCCATCGGGTGTGATTTTTGAGGATTTTATCAAGTTTGGTCAGTTGATTGGAAGTGAAAATGCGTACAAATTGGTTGTGAGCAGTATGTGTAACTTTCAGCTGTATGAGGCAGCTGAGTTTGGTTGGGGTAAGCCATTTTGGGTGACTGTTCCTGTTGTCACTGGTCATGGTAATTTTGTGAGGTTGATGGATACTAAAGAGGGTGGAGTTGAAGCTTTTGTCACATTGAGCAAAGAAGACATGGCCTTGTTTGAGTGTGACTCTGAGCTTCTTGATTTTGCTTACTTATCGAATCTCAACTCAATCATTTga